One part of the Vicia villosa cultivar HV-30 ecotype Madison, WI linkage group LG6, Vvil1.0, whole genome shotgun sequence genome encodes these proteins:
- the LOC131608894 gene encoding glycine-rich RNA-binding protein 2, mitochondrial-like, with amino-acid sequence MAFFGKIGKLLKSSAVKHINHDISMCTPLAFQAIRSMSSAKLFVGGISYSTDDTSLREHFARYGEVIDARVITDRETGRSRGFGFITFTTSEDASAALQAMDGQDLHGRTVRVNYATERSRPGFGGGGGYGGGGGYGGGGGYGGGGGYGGGGGYGGGGFGGGGYGGSTYGRNDNNNSGSYGSGSYGAPGSYSGGNVETSYAAPGEQGSNSNLGYDGQLGSHQDGGEFVEPLENNHAAEINDEPNDYAETRR; translated from the exons ATGGCGTTCTTTGGAAAAATTGGGAAGTTACTCAAGAGCTCTGCTGTCAAGCACATCAATCATGATATTTCTATGTGTACTCCTTTGGCATTCCAAGCAATTAGATCTATGTCATCTGCAAAGCTTTTTGTTGGAG GAATTTCATATAGCACTGATGATACCAGTCTCCGAGAACATTTTGCTCGCTATGGGGAAGTTATTGATG CAAGGGTTATTACGGATCGTGAAACAGGAAGGTCCCGAGGTTTTGGCTTCATAACTTTTACAACAAGCGAGGATGCATCTGCTGCCCTTCAGGCCATGGATGGCCAG GATCTTCATGGTCGGACAGTACGAGTGAACTATGCTACAGAAAGGTCACGTCCTGGGTTTGGTGGTGGAGGCGGCTATGGAGGAGGTGGAGGCTATGGCGGAGGTGGTGGATACGGTGGTGGTGGTGGCTATGGAGGCGGTGGCGGATATGGTGGTGGTGGATTTGGCGGTGGCGGTTATGGTGGTAGTACTTATGGTCGTAATGATAATAACAACAGTGGAAGCTATGGAAGTGGTAGTTATGGTGCCCCAGGAAGCTATAGTGGTGGCAATGTCGAGACTAGTTACGCTGCTCCTGGTGAACAGGGAAGCAACTCTAATTTGGGATATGATGGTCAACTTGGTAGCCACCAAGATGGTGGTGAATTCGTTGAGCCACTTGAAAACAACCATGCGGCAGAGATCAATGATGAACCTAATGACTACGCAGAGACTCGGAGGTGA